From Paenibacillus physcomitrellae, the proteins below share one genomic window:
- a CDS encoding response regulator transcription factor, whose product MYSIFLVDDETLELEMMRDYIRWEEMGIYVAGTAINGKDALEKIEVMQPDIVLTDVQMPIMNGIDLAKLVRERYDWMQLVFLTGHDEFTYVKSALNVGAVGYLLKPLDLTEIVAVMERVKQQCEEVRLKNRSIQAAKANIFKELLFERSTDRIDNLKSSFCKLARRQEAGTYCLLLCDIHPGAQGDGTVMEEAVKAFTSLAERFLAGEKLAGMTVVIRDSEVGIFLDCSSETATETGTGTSLKAGHSAVFRIAERWSSFLQENADFPVTIAVNEKAAGLSDLAELYEQSKQILADQFYVGEGKVISQSENRTPFHDELMPPFPSERWLEAVNQLDAEKARELVHEYTAGLIRLRAGRKAVCDWALQLIGRLEEEILHQSAGGYERGEMYYSIYNCRTIQQIESIVLKTAEETMERLGERFMDKNAKLVHQVCSLIDQTYHEPITINSLSDQVYLSPNYLRSIFKEKTGMTIHDYLTKIRLDKAKLLLADGSLKVQDIAQRVGYESTSYFISLFLKNQGVTPNEYRKSL is encoded by the coding sequence ATGTACAGCATATTTCTGGTCGATGACGAGACGCTTGAGCTTGAAATGATGCGGGATTATATACGTTGGGAAGAAATGGGGATTTATGTGGCCGGGACGGCCATCAACGGCAAGGATGCTTTGGAGAAGATTGAGGTGATGCAGCCTGACATCGTCTTGACGGATGTGCAAATGCCCATCATGAACGGGATTGATCTGGCCAAGCTGGTCCGTGAAAGGTACGACTGGATGCAGCTTGTATTTCTGACCGGCCATGATGAATTTACTTATGTCAAATCGGCACTTAACGTAGGCGCTGTAGGTTATTTGCTGAAACCGCTCGACTTGACTGAAATCGTGGCGGTTATGGAGAGGGTGAAGCAGCAATGCGAGGAGGTCCGTCTCAAGAACCGCTCTATCCAGGCAGCCAAAGCCAATATCTTCAAAGAACTGCTGTTTGAGCGCAGCACGGATAGAATAGATAACCTGAAATCGAGCTTCTGCAAGCTGGCTCGCAGGCAGGAGGCCGGAACTTACTGCTTGCTGCTGTGCGACATCCATCCGGGAGCCCAGGGGGATGGAACCGTTATGGAAGAGGCGGTCAAAGCCTTCACCTCCTTGGCGGAACGTTTCCTGGCAGGAGAGAAGCTGGCTGGTATGACCGTCGTGATTCGCGACAGTGAAGTGGGGATTTTTCTGGACTGCAGCTCGGAAACGGCAACTGAAACGGGTACGGGAACTTCGCTGAAGGCTGGACATTCTGCCGTCTTCCGGATCGCTGAGCGCTGGTCGTCTTTTCTGCAGGAAAATGCCGATTTTCCGGTTACCATTGCTGTTAACGAGAAGGCCGCCGGGCTGTCTGATCTGGCGGAACTCTATGAACAGAGCAAGCAAATTCTGGCCGATCAATTCTACGTGGGAGAAGGTAAAGTGATTTCGCAGTCGGAGAATCGCACACCGTTCCACGATGAATTAATGCCGCCGTTTCCGTCCGAGCGCTGGCTAGAGGCGGTCAACCAGCTGGACGCCGAGAAAGCCCGCGAGCTTGTCCATGAATATACGGCAGGGTTGATCCGGCTGCGTGCAGGCCGCAAAGCGGTGTGCGATTGGGCTCTGCAGCTCATTGGCCGACTGGAAGAGGAAATTCTGCATCAATCGGCCGGCGGGTATGAGAGAGGCGAAATGTATTATTCCATCTACAACTGCCGGACGATTCAGCAGATTGAGTCCATCGTTCTTAAGACAGCCGAAGAGACGATGGAGCGGCTCGGTGAACGGTTTATGGATAAAAATGCCAAGCTGGTTCACCAGGTTTGCAGCCTGATTGATCAAACCTATCACGAGCCCATTACCATCAATAGTTTATCTGATCAGGTCTATCTGTCTCCGAATTATTTGAGGTCGATCTTTAAAGAGAAGACAGGGATGACCATTCATGATTATTTGACGAAGATCCGGCTGGATAAAGCCAAGCTGCTGCTGGCGGACGGTTCCCTGAAGGTTCAGGATATAGCGCAGAGGGTCGGTTATGAAAGCACTTCGTATTTTATTTCCTTATTCCTAAAGAACCAGGGAGTTACGCCGAATGAATACCGAAAGAGTCTATAA
- a CDS encoding ABC transporter permease, translated as MNVARKSFAKHWQLYLILIPPILFFIIFKYYPMANAVLAFKDYNVTKGIWGSPWIGFKNFRMFFDNPIFWTLVKNTLLISLYQLLVGFPIPILLALALNEVRHAKFKKLVQMVTFAPYFISTVVMVSMIMLFLAPRLGFVNLALNALGMDSINFLGEPGMFRSIYVWSDLWQSAGYASVVYLAALAGIDPVLYEAAKVDGASRLQKIIHVDLPGILPTVTILLILNVGNIMALGFEKIYLLQNPLNTSSSEVIATYVYKMGLLNANYSFATAVGLFNSVINLVLLVLVNGLAKRISSNSIW; from the coding sequence TTGAATGTCGCACGTAAAAGCTTTGCCAAGCACTGGCAGCTGTATCTCATCCTGATTCCACCGATTTTGTTCTTCATCATCTTTAAGTATTACCCGATGGCGAACGCCGTGCTGGCTTTCAAAGACTACAACGTAACAAAAGGCATTTGGGGCAGCCCGTGGATCGGCTTTAAAAATTTCAGAATGTTTTTTGATAATCCGATCTTCTGGACCCTCGTCAAAAATACCTTATTAATCAGTCTTTATCAATTGCTGGTGGGCTTCCCGATTCCGATTCTGCTGGCACTCGCCTTGAATGAAGTAAGGCATGCCAAGTTCAAGAAGCTGGTGCAAATGGTGACCTTTGCGCCTTATTTCATCTCGACGGTGGTCATGGTTTCCATGATCATGCTGTTCCTTGCGCCGCGGCTTGGTTTCGTCAATCTGGCTTTGAATGCGCTGGGGATGGACTCGATCAACTTCCTTGGGGAACCGGGAATGTTCCGCTCCATTTATGTATGGTCGGATCTCTGGCAGTCTGCCGGTTATGCATCAGTCGTATATTTGGCAGCGCTTGCAGGGATTGATCCGGTGCTTTATGAAGCGGCCAAGGTGGATGGGGCTTCCCGTCTGCAAAAGATCATTCACGTTGATTTGCCGGGCATATTGCCTACTGTAACGATTCTGCTCATTCTGAATGTAGGCAATATTATGGCGCTTGGCTTCGAGAAAATTTATTTGCTGCAAAATCCGCTTAATACATCGAGTTCAGAGGTCATTGCCACCTATGTGTACAAAATGGGCCTTTTGAACGCCAACTACAGCTTTGCAACGGCGGTTGGCTTGTTCAACTCGGTGATTAATCTGGTCCTGCTCGTTCTTGTCAACGGTCTGGCCAAACGGATTTCGAGCAACAGCATCTGGTAG
- a CDS encoding carbohydrate ABC transporter permease, with protein MNSKTFGERLFDAALYIFLAGIFVVTFYPFWNILVISLNDATDTLRGNLYFWPRSLTFESYRTIFRNPEIWSALQVTVLRTIIGTALSMFCISMLAYSLSKRYLLGWKYFSFFFVFTMYFGGGLIPTYMVIKSVGLIDSFWVFIFPGLIGVFLMILVRTFIEQIPGEVEESAKIDGANDLQIFFRIVMPLCVPVLATIGLFLAIGHWNSWYDSYVYTYKPNLKTLQAVLVKILNQYQTAGMMSDAQQLAQSSKQIPVSTESIRMATTMVATLPIIMVYPFVQKYFVKGMMMGAIKS; from the coding sequence ATGAACAGCAAAACTTTTGGCGAACGTTTATTTGATGCGGCGCTGTATATTTTCCTGGCAGGCATCTTCGTCGTTACCTTCTATCCGTTCTGGAACATCCTGGTGATCTCCCTGAACGATGCAACCGACACGCTTCGCGGGAATTTATATTTCTGGCCGAGATCGCTTACCTTTGAAAGCTACCGGACGATCTTCCGGAATCCTGAAATCTGGAGCGCGCTGCAGGTTACGGTGCTCCGAACCATCATCGGAACGGCCTTATCGATGTTCTGCATCTCCATGCTGGCTTATTCGCTAAGCAAACGTTATTTGCTTGGCTGGAAGTACTTCTCCTTCTTCTTTGTGTTCACGATGTACTTTGGCGGCGGTCTTATTCCTACTTACATGGTCATTAAATCCGTTGGCCTGATCGACTCGTTCTGGGTGTTCATCTTCCCGGGCTTGATCGGCGTGTTCCTGATGATCCTGGTTCGCACCTTTATCGAGCAGATTCCCGGCGAAGTCGAAGAATCCGCCAAAATTGACGGTGCCAACGATCTGCAGATCTTCTTCCGGATCGTCATGCCGCTCTGTGTGCCGGTGCTTGCCACGATCGGCTTGTTTCTGGCCATCGGCCACTGGAACTCCTGGTACGATTCCTATGTATACACCTACAAACCAAACCTTAAGACGCTGCAGGCCGTCCTGGTGAAGATCCTGAACCAATACCAGACCGCAGGCATGATGTCCGATGCCCAGCAGCTTGCGCAAAGCTCGAAGCAAATTCCGGTCTCTACGGAAAGTATCCGGATGGCTACGACCATGGTCGCTACACTGCCGATCATTATGGTTTATCCGTTTGTCCAGAAGTATTTCGTTAAAGGGATGATGATGGGCGCGATCAAAAGCTGA
- a CDS encoding carbohydrate ABC transporter permease, with product MASPLSATTAPGSSRAYRIKNSAGDRVFMAIIYTALSLILIAVLYPLIYILSSSISSPDAVSSGKVWLWPVDISFEGYTTLFSTPLILTGYANSLFYTAAGTLISVTLTIMIAYPLSRRSLYGRSVIMVFVTFTMLFGGGLIPTYLVVKQLGMVDTRWALLIPNAIWVWQVIIARSFFQSSIPDELVEASELDGCSDLRFIWSVVLPLSKPIIAVLVLMYAVGQWNAYFDALIYLKSDHLFPLQLILRSIIILNNGAGAMDAAEMVEKQHLSDLLKYSLIVVATLPVLCIYPFVQKHFVQGMLVGSVKG from the coding sequence ATGGCATCCCCGCTTTCGGCCACCACGGCACCCGGCAGTTCAAGAGCTTACCGCATTAAAAATTCGGCCGGCGACCGGGTATTTATGGCCATCATCTATACGGCGCTCAGTCTCATCCTGATTGCCGTGCTGTATCCGCTTATTTATATTCTCAGCAGCTCGATCAGCAGCCCGGATGCGGTCTCCTCCGGTAAAGTCTGGCTTTGGCCGGTGGATATTTCCTTTGAAGGATATACAACCTTATTTTCGACGCCGCTGATCCTGACCGGTTATGCCAACTCTTTGTTTTATACGGCTGCGGGCACCTTGATCAGCGTCACCTTGACGATTATGATCGCTTATCCGCTGTCCCGGCGAAGTTTGTACGGGCGCAGCGTGATCATGGTTTTTGTCACCTTTACGATGCTGTTTGGGGGAGGTTTGATTCCCACCTATCTCGTTGTAAAGCAGCTTGGAATGGTGGATACCCGCTGGGCGCTGCTCATTCCGAATGCGATCTGGGTGTGGCAGGTCATTATTGCCCGTTCTTTCTTCCAATCCTCGATTCCCGACGAATTGGTGGAAGCCAGCGAGCTTGACGGCTGCAGCGATCTGCGGTTTATCTGGAGCGTCGTGCTTCCGCTGTCCAAGCCGATCATCGCGGTGCTTGTGCTGATGTATGCGGTCGGCCAGTGGAACGCTTATTTCGATGCGCTGATTTATTTGAAATCGGACCATCTATTCCCGCTTCAACTGATTCTGCGCAGCATTATCATTCTGAATAACGGGGCAGGAGCCATGGATGCGGCGGAAATGGTGGAGAAGCAGCATCTATCCGACCTGCTGAAATATTCGCTGATTGTTGTGGCGACCTTGCCGGTGCTCTGCATCTATCCGTTCGTTCAGAAGCATTTTGTGCAGGGCATGCTTGTAGGTTCTGTGAAAGGCTGA
- a CDS encoding SGNH/GDSL hydrolase family protein, translating to MENEQLNRKEEMAAAAVWYGSPSTEEEIKRGKEGSGFQLRGGLPYTQNKIRLKRPVRIAFLGGSITEGAGASQAEDTSWRALTGQYLSERLGGEMVSCVNAGVGGTNSVFGAHRLYEHVLSQRPIDLLFVEFSVNDGNDQLEQAESIRGMEGIVRQMKRLSPQTDLCFVYTASERNLSSEMPKYIAVHEHVAEHYHLSSVNFARKVYDLLQEEDTEWTDLAPDTYHPNDAGHALYAEYMKEYLDRALFGESTIGDVKEEEAVPEPIEESNYEYAGTRSVSNWEEGRGHLPARREEGGRNASTSDVLVLPIPRIRLISRTGWKRSKLEANEPLMNWRYDTEHLFTEQEDADLTFEAWGQSAGVTMLYGPDSGIFEFSINGGTFVEVNLFDEWCPLAYRPVSVLFPIQTERGPMTITLRNTGRRDQRSRGTRLMILRLLVN from the coding sequence ATGGAGAATGAGCAGCTGAATCGTAAGGAAGAAATGGCAGCAGCGGCAGTGTGGTACGGAAGCCCAAGCACGGAGGAAGAGATTAAAAGAGGCAAGGAAGGATCGGGATTTCAGCTTCGCGGAGGCCTTCCCTATACTCAGAATAAGATCAGGCTGAAACGGCCTGTCCGAATCGCCTTTCTGGGCGGCTCGATTACGGAAGGAGCGGGAGCTTCCCAGGCGGAAGACACCAGCTGGAGGGCATTAACCGGCCAATATTTGAGCGAGCGGCTGGGGGGCGAGATGGTAAGCTGTGTCAATGCCGGGGTTGGTGGGACCAATTCGGTATTTGGCGCCCATCGGCTGTATGAGCACGTCCTCAGCCAGCGGCCGATTGACCTGCTGTTTGTAGAGTTTAGCGTCAATGACGGCAATGACCAGCTGGAGCAGGCAGAGTCTATTCGGGGGATGGAAGGCATCGTCCGGCAGATGAAGCGGTTGTCTCCGCAGACCGATCTTTGTTTCGTGTACACCGCATCAGAGCGGAACTTAAGTTCGGAAATGCCGAAGTATATTGCAGTCCATGAGCACGTAGCTGAACATTATCATCTTTCCAGTGTGAATTTCGCGCGAAAGGTCTACGATTTGCTTCAAGAAGAAGACACCGAATGGACCGATCTGGCACCGGATACCTATCACCCGAACGATGCTGGTCATGCGTTATATGCCGAGTATATGAAGGAGTATCTGGATAGAGCGTTATTCGGAGAATCCACGATTGGAGATGTGAAGGAGGAAGAAGCTGTTCCCGAGCCGATCGAGGAATCCAATTACGAATATGCAGGAACTCGGTCTGTATCAAACTGGGAAGAAGGAAGAGGGCACCTTCCGGCACGGCGGGAAGAAGGGGGGCGAAACGCCTCCACATCAGATGTTTTGGTTCTGCCTATCCCCCGGATTCGGCTGATCAGCCGAACAGGCTGGAAGCGCAGCAAGCTGGAGGCCAACGAACCGCTGATGAACTGGAGGTACGATACGGAGCACCTGTTTACGGAGCAGGAAGACGCCGATCTTACGTTCGAAGCGTGGGGCCAGAGCGCCGGTGTTACGATGCTGTACGGGCCGGATTCCGGCATCTTTGAATTCTCTATTAACGGAGGAACATTTGTGGAGGTGAATCTGTTTGATGAATGGTGTCCACTTGCTTATCGTCCGGTAAGTGTGCTGTTCCCAATTCAGACTGAAAGGGGGCCAATGACGATTACGCTGCGGAATACGGGACGCAGAGACCAGCGAAGCCGCGGAACCCGGCTCATGATCCTGCGGCTGCTCGTGAATTAA
- a CDS encoding ABC transporter substrate-binding protein encodes MRKRIWSLWSLIIVFSVVLTACGGGNNSASSGSGNAAGGSTESGKPVTVSLFAQQEAGVDLKTNTFSTFLEKQFNVKFDWQVIPTDGAQEKRQISLASGDYPDAYFLTEYIDQFTPADLLKYGKQGVLVPLNDLIDQYAPHIKAAMESNPSLRSYITAPDGNIYGLVAYAECFHCSYPNKMWINTKWLDKLKLEMPKTTEDFKKVLEAFKTQDPNGNGKADEVPLSGSTETFGVHIVPFLMNGFIYDDDTNYLQLKDGKVDSVANKPEWKEGLEYIKSLYDEGLIDPGAFTQNADAFRKIGDNASAEILGAGAGMHPAIFVNTNTKDYNPVPPLTGPHANYATHNDGGIVPGAKFVITNKASKEAQIALIKIADYMYTPEGQTISNSGQEGEGWRKPKEGEQALGDGVTPQFASISYPTGEGPTNYGWGGMSHMYMPKTYRDSFVADQDIYSPDGYERRLYEATLLYEGKEPKELFPFWSIWVDPSETDELSMLQTNIKNYIDQNTLQFITGSKDLNKDWDSYVSGLDKLQLSRYLEILQKAYDSSNSAAK; translated from the coding sequence TTGAGAAAAAGAATATGGAGTTTATGGAGCTTGATCATCGTATTCAGCGTAGTGCTTACCGCCTGCGGAGGCGGCAATAACAGTGCGTCTTCGGGTTCCGGCAATGCGGCTGGCGGCAGTACGGAAAGCGGAAAGCCGGTCACTGTCAGCTTGTTTGCCCAGCAGGAAGCCGGCGTAGATCTGAAGACCAACACATTTAGCACATTCCTGGAGAAGCAGTTTAACGTTAAATTCGACTGGCAGGTCATTCCTACCGACGGCGCACAGGAGAAACGCCAGATCTCGCTGGCCAGCGGTGACTATCCGGATGCGTATTTCCTGACCGAATACATCGATCAATTCACGCCGGCGGATCTCCTGAAATACGGCAAACAAGGCGTGCTTGTTCCGCTTAATGACCTGATCGACCAATACGCACCGCATATCAAGGCGGCTATGGAATCGAATCCTTCGCTGCGCAGCTACATCACTGCGCCGGACGGCAACATCTATGGCCTTGTAGCTTATGCCGAGTGTTTCCACTGTTCTTATCCGAACAAAATGTGGATCAATACCAAATGGCTGGATAAGCTGAAGCTGGAAATGCCAAAGACGACGGAAGATTTCAAGAAAGTTTTGGAAGCGTTTAAAACACAGGATCCAAACGGCAACGGCAAAGCCGACGAAGTGCCTTTGAGCGGATCTACAGAAACGTTTGGCGTGCACATCGTGCCATTCCTGATGAACGGCTTTATCTATGATGATGACACGAACTATTTGCAGCTTAAGGATGGCAAAGTCGATTCCGTGGCCAACAAGCCGGAGTGGAAGGAAGGCCTTGAATACATCAAATCCCTGTATGATGAAGGTTTGATCGATCCGGGCGCCTTTACGCAAAATGCCGACGCATTCCGCAAGATCGGCGATAACGCCAGCGCAGAAATTTTGGGTGCTGGAGCAGGCATGCACCCGGCTATTTTCGTCAACACGAATACCAAAGATTATAATCCGGTTCCGCCTTTGACCGGCCCTCATGCCAACTATGCTACTCATAATGACGGCGGTATTGTTCCGGGAGCCAAATTCGTCATTACTAACAAAGCCAGCAAAGAAGCGCAGATTGCCCTGATTAAAATCGCGGATTATATGTACACGCCGGAAGGCCAGACGATCTCCAACTCAGGTCAGGAGGGCGAAGGCTGGAGAAAACCTAAAGAAGGCGAGCAAGCGCTTGGAGACGGCGTAACACCTCAGTTTGCCTCCATCAGCTATCCAACCGGTGAAGGCCCAACCAACTACGGCTGGGGCGGCATGTCGCATATGTATATGCCTAAGACGTACCGTGACAGCTTTGTAGCCGACCAGGATATCTATTCGCCAGACGGATATGAACGCAGATTGTACGAAGCTACGCTGCTGTATGAAGGCAAAGAACCGAAAGAACTGTTCCCGTTCTGGTCGATCTGGGTCGATCCATCCGAAACGGATGAGCTGAGCATGCTGCAGACGAATATCAAGAACTACATCGATCAAAATACACTTCAATTCATCACTGGCAGCAAAGACCTGAACAAAGACTGGGACAGCTACGTAAGTGGTCTTGATAAACTCCAGCTGAGCCGTTATCTGGAGATTTTGCAGAAAGCTTACGATTCAAGTAATTCCGCTGCAAAATAA
- a CDS encoding ABC transporter permease codes for MKTFTKVRENPQVPALAIPQRKTWMKFKQQKFLFLMMLPAVIWALIFAYTPMVGLYMSFVNYQPTLGAFWQTLFSSEFVGFKWFDYFFSNGDFLLIMRNTLASTLITLLFSFPMPILIAIAINEIKNVAFKKTVQTASYLPYFISWVIAANIIVTLLSSDGAINGLLKFLHITNESVLFLQHGKYFWWIVALGNTWKDMGYSSIMYLAAISSINPELYEAAKVDGANRFKQIRYITLPHLKPTIVILLILALGGILNAGFDQHFLLGNDLTKDYSDVLSTYSFRYGIQNGMFSYASAVGMFSSVVAFIIVVIVNFIAKRVNGHSLF; via the coding sequence ATGAAAACCTTTACAAAAGTGCGAGAGAACCCGCAAGTACCGGCTCTTGCGATCCCTCAGCGAAAAACCTGGATGAAGTTCAAGCAGCAAAAATTCCTCTTCCTGATGATGCTGCCCGCCGTCATATGGGCGCTCATTTTCGCCTATACGCCGATGGTCGGATTGTACATGTCTTTCGTTAACTACCAGCCGACACTGGGCGCATTTTGGCAGACTTTATTTAGCAGCGAATTCGTAGGGTTCAAGTGGTTCGATTATTTCTTCAGCAACGGCGACTTCCTGCTCATCATGCGGAATACGCTGGCATCTACCCTCATTACCCTGCTCTTCTCGTTCCCGATGCCGATCCTGATCGCCATCGCCATCAACGAAATCAAGAACGTAGCCTTCAAGAAAACCGTTCAGACCGCATCCTATTTGCCCTATTTCATCTCCTGGGTTATCGCCGCGAACATTATCGTGACACTGCTGTCCTCTGACGGAGCGATCAACGGTCTGCTCAAGTTCCTGCATATTACGAACGAAAGCGTCCTGTTCCTGCAGCACGGCAAATATTTCTGGTGGATTGTCGCCTTGGGCAACACTTGGAAAGACATGGGCTACAGCTCCATTATGTATCTGGCCGCCATTTCTTCCATCAATCCGGAGCTTTACGAGGCTGCTAAGGTTGACGGCGCTAACCGGTTTAAACAAATCCGGTATATTACACTGCCGCACTTAAAACCAACGATTGTCATTCTGCTGATTCTGGCGCTTGGCGGCATCCTGAATGCGGGCTTTGACCAGCACTTCCTGCTTGGCAATGATTTGACCAAGGATTATTCGGATGTATTGTCGACGTATTCCTTCCGCTACGGGATTCAGAACGGCATGTTCTCCTATGCTTCCGCAGTAGGCATGTTCAGTTCCGTAGTTGCCTTCATTATCGTAGTTATTGTCAATTTCATTGCCAAACGAGTGAATGGACACTCCCTATTCTAA